From Curtobacterium sp. MCBA15_012:
CAGCGCAGCCGACGTCTGGTCGCAGGCCGAGCGGCTGCCGGTCGAGACGATCGTGCACGGCGACTTCGCCCCCTACAACTGCGTCTACGACGGCATCGCCGCGAGCGGCCTCATCGACTTCGACACCGCGCACCCCGGCCCGCGGGTCTGGGACGTCGCGAGCGCCGTCTACCGGTTCGCCCCCTTCACGACGGGCGTCGTCGAGGGGAGCACCGCACCGTCCCTGGGCGAGCGGCTCGCCCGTGCCGCGGAGTTCTGCCGCGCCTACGGCCTGGACGACCGGTCGCGCGGTGTCCTCGTCGACACGATGACGGCGTCCCTCGTCGCCCTCGTCACGACGATGGAGACCGAGGCCGCCGCCGGCAACCCGAAGTTCGTCAGCGACCTGGAACACGGGCACGCGGAGCTCTACCGCGCCGACGTGGCGTACCTCGAGGCGAACGCCGACGCGATCCGGGACGCCGTCACCGCGCCCTGACCGGCGGCAGGCGTCCAGCCGCCGTGCAGCCCGCACGCGGCCGGCTCCGACCCCGCCTCGGGTACTGTCGCAGGGCCATGACCGACAGCCCGGCCGACGCCACCCCCTACGAGGTCCTCGGCGTCCCCGCGACCGCCGACGACGACGACCTGCGCCGAGCCTACCGTCGCGCCGCCCGCGAGTCCCACCCCGACCTCGGCGGCGACCCCCGACGCTTCCGCCAGGTGCAGCTCGCCTGGGAACGCATCGGCACGCCCGCGGCACGCCGGGCCTACGACGCGGGATCGCGCGCCACGAGCGGGCAGGGCGCGTCCGGTCCGTCGGGCTCCTCGGTCTGGAGGGACGGCTCCGGTCGCGACGAGTACGCACCTCCGGCAGCGCGTCGCGACTCCCGCCCCCGGGCGCGGTCCCACGGACACCCCGGCGGTCGGTCGCGCGAGGTGTTCCTGCAGGCCGAGCGGGAGTGGGTCGGCCTCGGCGACCCGATCGAGGACCCGTACGACCCCGCGCTCGTCCGCTCCGCCCCGCGGCACGTCCGGCGCCTCCTCGGCGAGGCCCTGGCAGAGGAGGCCACCGCCGCGATCGTCGCCGGCATGGGCATCGGCGTGACGGTGTGGCACGACCTCGACGCCGGGGCCGAGGGCAAGCTCGACCACGCGGTGCTCACCCCGAGCGGGCTCTGGGCCGTCGAGTCGATCGACTGGGGCGGTCCGGTGCGCATCGAGCACGGCGAGGTCGTCGGCGAGACGCTCGCACCGGGGGAGCGGCCGGTCAAGGAACTCGTACGCGCGGCCCGAGCCGTGCAGAAGCAGACGCGGGTCCGCTTCACCGGGCGTCTCCTGGTCGTCCCCGACGGCGCCGTCGACGAGGACGTGCAGGTCGTCGGCTCCCCGCGGAAGCCCACGGCGTTCGTGGTCCGGCGCAGCGCACTCGGTCAGGTGCTCAGCGGCGTGTGGTCGCCCGAGGGCAGCGTCGACGTGTTCGACGTCCGCGACCGGATGCAGCAGACCGTCCGCTTCGTCTGACCGACCGGACCGGACCGACCGGGCCACGCTGACCGGACTGCGGGGGTTCAGTACCCGCGGAGCTTCTCGAGGTCGCGGCGCTCCCGCTTGCTCGGCCGCCCGGTCCCGGGGTCGCGCATCGGGACGAACCCGGCCTCCTCACGGGGGAGCCGCGGCGGCGTGCGGTCCTCGAAGTGCTTCGCGGCCTCGGGCGCGCTCGTGCGCTTGAGGATGATCCCCGTCACGACGACGATCCGGTCGAACCCGGCCTGGCGCACGCGGACCTCGTCGCCCGGACCGACCGTCTGCGCCGGCTTCGCGCGTTCGCCGTTCACCCGGACGTGGCCGGCCTTGCACGCCGCGGTCGCCGCGGAGCGGGTCTTCGTGATCCGCACCGCCCAGATCCAGCTGTCGACGCGTGCCTTGTCCATCCGTCCACCCTAGGCGTGCCGACCCGGCGCGACCCGGACCGCGCCCGCTACCGTCGGGAGCGTGCAGGACCACCCGAGCGACCACACGACCGGCGGCGCGACGGGCGGCGCGACGGGCGGCGGGGTCGACCACGCCGCGGCCCGTCCGCCGGCGCCGACCGGTCCCGTCGCACCCCCGGCGGCGACCGACCAGGACGCCCTCGCCCGGTCCCGCGCCCTCGCGGTGCTCCGCGCCGCGGCCCTCGGCGACCGGCTCGTCGTGCGCGCCCGGCACGGTGACGGCGCCCGGGACGCCCTCGGGGTGCTGACGGCCCGGACGGCGTCGACCGTCACGGTCGACACCCGCCGAGGCCCGGTCGAGGTCCCGCTCGACGACGTCGTGGCCGCGAAGCCCGTGCCACCGCCACCCGAGCGCCGACCCCGCCGGGCACCGTGAGCCACCACCGCCCGACCTCGTGTCCCGGACGCTCCCGGCGAGCCGCGTCCGTCCGCGCAGCACCCCACCCGTAGCCTCGGGGCATGCCCGCTCCCGTCCCCCTCGGCACCGAGGACCGGACCGCCCGGCTGACCCTCCGCCGCCCCGACCACTGGCGCCGCGAGGAGCACCCGCAGGCGGACCTCCGCCTCACCGGTGACGACGTCGTGCTCACCGTGCGGTCCCGCCCGAGCGAGCGCACCATCGCCGAGGAGCACACCGGTCTGCTCGAGCGGCTCCCGGGCTCGGTCGAGGGCCTCCGCCTGGTCGGCTGCGACGCCTGGACGGCCGCCGGTGCCCCCGCGCGCCTCGTCGAGTACGTGCGCCCGGACGACGAGCGCGACGTCGCCGGCGCCCACCTGCTGTTCGTCACCGGTCGGCACCGCGTCGACGTCACGGTCGAGCGCCCGCTCGCGCGCCTGCTCGCGACCGACGACCTCGTCTTCGCGGTCCTCGACGGCGTGCGGGCCACCGAGCCCGCTCCGGCACGACCGCAGCGGGAGCTCGAACCGCTCCCGGAGGCCCCGCCCGAGCCGCCCCTCGCCGGTCCGCGCATCAGCGCGGCCGCGCTCGGGACGCTCCAGGGGCTCGTCGGCCGACGCTGGAACCCGACCGTGCTCCGCACCGAGGCGGGCCGCGAACTCGTCGAGGCCGGCCTGGTCGGCCGGCTCGGCACCCTGCCGGAGCCGACGCAGGCGCTCCTCGTGCCCTGGCAGGACGGCACCGAGCCGGTCACCCTGGAACAGCAGCTGCCCGACGGGCGCAGGACGCGCCTCCAGGCCTGGTCCGACACCGTCGTCGACGGTGCCGACGACGTCGTGGTCGCGTCCCTGCCGCCCGAGCGGACGGTCGCGCTCCTGGCCGGGCGGCTCGGCATCGGTCCGACGTGGACCTTCCCGTTCCGCACGGGGTCGCTCCGGGCCGACCTGCTCGCCCGCAGGGCGGGCGGCGGACCCGACGTGCCGGACCTGCCGCCGGCGGTCGCCGACGGCGACCCCCGCCTCGCCCGCTTCTGGGCCGCTCCGTGGACCGTGTCGCACCTGCGCCGTCCCGGCCGCCCGGAGCCCGTGACGATCGTGCACGCTGCCGGTCACGGCTTCGCGCGCGTCGGACGCACGGTCGCCGGGGAGACGGCCTTCCGGACGGACTCCCCGGCGAACGTGTACCGGAGCGTGGTGCGCGCGGTCCTGACGCCCTGACGCCCTGACCGGGTCGGCGGCGGTCGTCCCGGTCCGGGGCGGCCGTCGCTCCGCGGCTAGGCGGCGGGGCCGGCCGTCAGGGTCACCGTCACGGTCTTCGCCGCACCGGTGGCGTCGGTGTAGCCGACCTGGACGCGGTCACCGACGGCGTGGGTGCGGACCGCGGCGGTGAGGGCGTCGCTGCTCGTCACGGCGGTGCCGTCGAGGCTCGTCACCGTGTCGCCCGCGACGAGACCGGCAGCGGCCGCGCCGGAGCCCTCGACGGTGCCCGCCACCGCGACGCCCGTCCCCGTGCCCTGCGCCGAGGACACCTCGACGCCGAGGAACGCCGGCAGGCCGATGGTGACGGTGTCGGACGCCTCGCCGGACAGGATCTGCGAGGCGATCGCCTTGGCGGTCGCGATCGGGATCGCGTAGCCGGTGACGTCGGCCGAGCCGGAGGACGCGGCCGTGGCCATGCCGACGACCTCGCCCTCGGCGTCGACGACCGGGCCGCCGGAGTCGCCGGGCACGATGTCCGCGGCGACCTCGATGAGGCCCTGCAGCGACTCGGTCCCGGTGCCGGACTCGCTCTGCACCTGGATGTCCTGACCGAGTGCGGTCACGGTGCCCTGCGCGGCGACGAGGTCACCGGTCCCGCCCGCGTTCCCCACGTCGGTCACGGTGTCGCCGGTCCGCGGCTCGCCGTCGTCGTCGAGCGTCACCGTCGACAGGCCGGAGGCGCCCTGCAACCGGAGCACGGCGACGTCGTGCGTGGCGTCGGTCCCGACCACCTGGGCGGTGTACTGCTTCCCGGTCGTCTCGTCGGTGGCCGTGATGCTCGTCGCGCCCTGCACGACGTGGTTGTTCGTCAGGACCGTGCCGTCCGCCGTCAGCACCATGCCCGTACCGGCCGCGCGGGACGAGTCGTCGTACCCGACGACGGTGTCGATCGTGACGACGCCGCGCTGCTGCGCCGCGGTGGCCGGGGTCGCGGCGGACTCGGTGCCGGTCCCGCTGCCGGTGCTGCCACCGGTGCCGGAGCTGCCGCCCGTGCCGCTCCCGCCCCCGGGGACGGTGAAGCCGTTCGTGCCGGAGCCGCTGCCGGTGCCGGTGCCGGGCAGGGTCGTCGACCCCTGCGACTGGCTCGAGGTGGTCGTGGTGTGCTGCGAGGACAGGCCGAACGCCGTGCCGCCGGCCGCACCGACGATCGCGAGGGCCGCGACGCCCGAGCCGATCGCCAGGCCGAGGCGGCGCCTCCGGCCACGCCGGTCCGCGGTGCCGCCCCACGCGGGGGAGGCGTGGTCCGCGCTCGCGGCCGCCGTCGCCCACCCCGCGGACGTGGAGCCCGCGGCCGTGCCGGGCGTCGTGGTCCCGGAGCCGGCCGTACCGGGCCCGCCGACGCCGCCGAGCGCCGTGCTCCCGACGAGGAAGGGACCGCGGCCGTCCGACGCGTAGGCGTAGGGGCCGGAGCCGTCCTGGCCGTACAGCCACGGGCCGCTGCCGTCGAACGCGTACGCCGCGCGGAGCGAGGCCCGGTCGGCGTGCGGCGCCTCCGGTCCGGACCACGGTCCGCGTGCCGCACCGGGGGCCGGCTGTGCGGTCGCGGAGCGGTCGGCGTCGTGCTGACCGAGGCCGTGCTGGTCGTCGGCCGGTGCGGGGTTCGTGGTCTCGTTCATCGGTGCTCTCCGGTGGTCCGTCGCCGACCCGGGGCTCGCGCCGCCGGTGTCGATCCGTCCTCGACGACCCGGGCGGGTGTCGATGGAGCAAGTACAGGAGCCGAACCCATGACGACCCTATGAGCGAGCCACGTGTGACCTCCGCGCTCGCCACGAGGAGGCCGCACGCGGCGACGACCGTGCGGGCACCTCGTCCCCGGCCGTCGTCGTCCGTGCCCGCGCGGTCGGGGGACCCGCCCCACCGGTCCGGCTCGGCGGCCGCGGTTAGGCTGACGACACCGCCCATGCGCACGTCCTCCTCCCGAACCCCCGCACGCCGCCCGCGATCCGCACCGGCGTCGCGCAGCCGTCTCGTCCTCGCCACCGTGCTCGCCGTGGTCGTGCTGCTGGTCGCCGTCGCACTGTCGGTCGCCCTCGGGTCCCGTCCGATCCCGCTCGGGACCGTGGTCGACACCCTGCTGCACCCCGGCAGGCAGGACGAGGTCGGGCTGATCGTCCTCGGCAACCGCGTCCCCCGCACCGTCGTCGGGCTGCTCGCCGGTGCCGCGCTCGGGGTCGCCGGCGCCGTCATGCAGGGCGTCACGCGGAACCCGCTCGCCGACCCCAGCGTGCTCGGCATCAACGCCGGTGCAGCACTCGCCGTCGTCGTCGGCATCGCGGTCCTCGGGATCAGCGGGACCGCCGCCTACCTGCCCTTCGCGTTCGTCGGCGCCGGGCTCGCCGCGCTGCTCGTCTACGGCGTGGCCGCGGTCGCCCGCAGAGGCCTGTCGCCCGTGGGCCTCGCGCTCGCCGGGGCCGTCGTCGCGGCCGCCCTGTCCTCGGTCACCACCGCGGTGCTCGTGACGAGCCAGAGCCTGCTCGACCAGCTGCGGTTCTGGCAGGTCGGGGCGCTCGCGGGCAAGGACCTCGGGACCGCCGGGGTGATCGCCGTGCCGGTGCTCGTCGGACTCGTCGTCGCCGCCGCACTCGGGCGCTCGTTGAACACCCTCGCGCTCGGCGACGAGCTCGCGGCGTCGCTCGGACAGCGTGTGGTGCTCGTCCGCGTCGTCGGCGGCGTCGTGACGGTCCTGCTGGCGGGGTCGGCGGTCGCCGCCGCGGGGCCGATCGCGTTCGTCGGCCTCGCCGTGCCGCACGCCGTCCGTCGGCTGAGCGGATCCGACCAGCGCTGGACGATCCTCCTGTCCGCCCTGGTCGCGCCCGCGCTCCTGCTCGTCGCCGACGTCGTGGGCCGTCTCGTGGCGTACCCGGGGGAGCTGCAGGTCGGCATCGTGACCGCGCTCATCGGTGCCCCGGTGTTCATCTGGCTCGTGCGCGCCCGGGTGGTGACCGGCCTGTGACCGCCGTCCGTCGCGAGGTCGCCGTCCTCGGCGGGGTCCTCCTGCTCCTCGTGGCCCTCGTGCTCGTCGGTCTCGGCGTCGGGGAGATCCCGCTGTCCCCGCTCCAGGTCGCCGGAGCGCTCGTCGGGCACGGCGACACCGTGTCGGACTTCGTCGTCGGGCAGCTCCGCGGGCCCCGGGTCGCCGGTGCGGTCCTCGTCGGCGCGGCGCTCGGCGTCGCGGGCGGCATCGTGCAGAGCGTCGTGCGGAACCCGATCGCGAGCCCCGACGTCATCGGGGTGACGTCCGGGGCGAGCGCCGCCGGGCTGACCGCGATCGTGCTGTTCGGTGCGAGCGGCGGCACCCTGTTCGCGGCCGTCGTGGTCGGGGCCGTGCTCGTCGCGGTCGTCATCGCCGCGCTGTCCTGGCGGCGGGGGATCACCGGCAACCGGGTGGTCCTCGTCGGCATCGGCGTCGCCGCGGTCTGCCTGAGCGTCACCGGCTGGCTCCTCACCTCCGGGTCCGTGCAGCAGGCCGGGACCGCGCTCCTCTGGCTCTCGGGTAGCCTCAACGCCGTCGACCGGACGCTCGTCGGCGTGCTCGCGGTCACGGTGGTCGTCCTGCTCACGGCGGCCCTGCTGCAGTCCCCCCGGCTCACGGTGCTCGCGCTCGGGGACGACGTCGCCGCCGCGCTCGGACTGCGGCCGGACCGCGCGAAGGTGCTCCTCCTGCTCACCGCCGTGTGCCTGACCGCGGGGGCGGTCGCGACCGCGGGGCCGGTGTCCTTCGTCGCGCTCATGGCCGCGCCGATCGCCCGACGGCTCGTCGGCAACGGTCGGGTCGCCCTCGGGCCGATCGCGGCCGTCGGCGCCGTGGTCACGCTCGCGAGCGACCTCGTGGCGCAGTTCGCGATCCCGGGGAACGCGCTGCCCGTGGGCGTCGTGACCGGGGTCGTCGGCGCGCCGTACCTGCTCTGGTTGCTCGCGCGGGGGCGCTGACCGACCGGTCGGAGCGGCCGGGTACCTGTCCGTCGTCGGTGTGCGGGGCGGGCATCTTCGATGCGTTCCCTGGGCGTCGGCTGTCGCTTTCTCCACAGCCTCGTTCGGGGCTCCCGCACGGTCACCGGTTTCCGATACGCTGGGGCGCCAAGAGGAGGAGGTCCACGATGCCAGATCCAGTGGTCCCGCAGCACGGCGGTCAGAAGACCCCGGAGCAGCGGCTGGTCGACACCACCCTGACCTTCAGCATGGACATGGGGGCGGCACTCACCCCCGAGTCCGGGGTGTCGGTCGAGGAACGCGACGCGATCAACGCGTTGCCCTCCGGCTCCGCCCTGCTGGTGGTCCGACGCGGTCCGAACGTGGGCGCGCGGTTCCTCCTCGACTCCGACGTCACGACGGTCGGTCGGCACCCCGACGCCGACATCTTCCTCGACGACGTCACGGTGTCCCGCAAGCACGCCGAGTTCCTCCGCCAGGGCACCGCCTTCAGCGTCAAGGACAACGGCTCGCTCAACGGCACGTACTTCGACGGCGTCCGGATCGACGAAGCGCTGCTCACCGACGGGGCCGAGGTCCAGGTCGGCAAGTTCCGCCTCACGTTCTACGCATCACGGGTCGACCTGGCGCGCCTGGCGAACGCGTAGTGGCCGGGCGGTCCGCCGCGGCCCTCACCGGTGCCGCGGTCCCGGACCTGCTCACCATCGGGCAGGTCCTCGCTCGTCTCAAGCCCGAGTTCCCCGACCTGTCGAGCTCGAAGCTGCGCTTCCTCGAGGAGCGCGAGCTGGTCACTCCCGTGCGCACGGCGAGCGGGTACCGCAAGTTCTCGGCGGCCGACGTCGACCGGCTGCGGATCGTCCTCGGGCTGCAGCGTGACCACTACCTGCCGCTCAAGGTCATCAAGGACTACCTGGCCGACCTCGACGCCGGGCGCGATCCGGTGTTGCCGGGCGGGGGAGACGCACCGAAGCCCTCGATCCTGGGCCGCGAGCGTCGGTACACCCGTGACGAGACCGTCCGTGCCGCCGGGGCGTCGCCGATGCTGCTCTCCGACGCCGTCTCCGCGTCGCTGCTACCCGCGGCCGACACCTACACGGACGACGCCGTCGCGGTGCTCAAGGCGCTCGTCGACCTCCAGCGCACCGGGATCGAACCGCGCCACCTGCGCAGCATGCGCGGCGTCGCGGAGCGCGAGGTCGGGCTCATCGAGTCGGCGCTCATGCCGGTCTCCCGCCGCGGGGACGCCACGTCGCGCGCCAAGGCGACCGAGATGGCCCGCGAGATCGCCGCCCAGCTCGAGGTGATCCGGTCGAGTCTCATCCGGTCGGCCATCGGTCGTCTCGACGCATGAGCAGCAGATCCGCGCCGGTCGTGACTGCTCCCGCCCCTGTCGGCGGTCGGCGGTCGGGGCGTATCCTCGACACGCCGGACGCGCCGAGCCGGATGTGCCGCGTGCGGAGCACCCGAGTCGCTACCGTGGACCCCGGAACAACTCTCAACCCGTCGTTGAACCTTCGGGTGGGAGCTCGAACGTCGTGGAAGGCATGCACATGAGTGGGACTGACACCCCCGGTACCGAGTCCGACATGACTCGGTACGACCTCGGTCTGCTCTTCACCGACGGTCTCCCCGAGCACGACGAGCAGAACGGCTACCGCGGCACCGTCGCCGCCCGAGCCGCCGGCATCTCGTACCGCCAGCTCGACTACTGGGCCCGGACCGAGCTCGTGCAGCCCACCATCCGCGGTGCCGCGGGGTCGGGTTCGCAGCGGCTCTACGGGTTCCGCGACATCCTCGTCCTCAAGCTCGTCAAGCGACTGCTCGACACCGGCATCTCGCTCCAGCAGATCCGCACCGCCGTGAACCAGCTCCGTGAGTCCGGCGTCTCCGACCTGGCCCAGACGACGCTCATGTCCGACGGCGCCTCGGTGTACCTGTGCACGTCGGACGACGAGGTCATCGACCTGGTCTCGCGCGGGCAGGGCGTGTTCGGCATCGCCGTCGGCAAGGTCCTGCGCGAGGTCGAGAGCTCGCTCGTCGAGCTCGACGCGACCCCGGCTGCCGACCCCGACGACGAGCTCGCCGCCCGCCGGGCATCGCGCGCTTCCTGATCCGACCGGGTCACCCGCGCCGCGCCCGTCCGCGAGTGCCACGTCCGGTCCGTTACGCCCGAAGCGCGCACGTTCCTGAGCGCCATACTTGTCACCCTCGACGCACGCACGTTCCTGAGCGGGCCACATCCGTCACCCTGAACGCACGCACGTTCCTGAGCGCGCCACATCCGTCACCCTGGACGTGCGCACGCGCCGGATTCCGCGCGCTCAACGGAACCCGTGCGGCGCGTCCTGCTCGCTCGACGGCGTTGGCAGTACGCGGTCGGGATCGGGGTCCAGGACCTTGGGGGCCGGATCAGTGAGTGACGCCGCCCGGGCGAGCTGGATCAGCCAGTGACGCCGCCCGGGCGAGCCGGAACGCGACCCGGGCGATCGAGGCGTCCCGGTGGTGAGCCGGGCGATCGAGGCGACCCGGTTGCGAGCCGAGCACCCGCGGTCGTGACCCGCCGTCGCAACGGAGGTCGTGCCTCCCGGACGCACCGTCGAGCGCGAGCGAGCAGGACGTGCCGCGTGCGCGTCGTCGCGTGGGCGGTCGACGTCGCTGCCGGGCCGCGAGCGTGACAGGAACGGCCCGTTCGGCTGAGGGCCGCCCCGCCCGTCGTCTGCCGTCGGGAAGGAGCGAGCGAGCGAGGGCGAGCGAGCAGGACGTGCCGCGTGCGCGTCGTCGTGTGGGCGGTGCACGTCGCTGCCGGACCGCGAGCGTGACAGGAACGGCTCGTTCAGCTGGGCCCCGCCCGTCGTCCGCCGTCGGGCACGAGCGAGCACGACGTGCCGTGTGCGTGTCGTGCCGCGGGCGCGGTACGTCGCCCGCGGGCCGCGAGCGTGACGGAAGATGCCCGCTCGGCGCTGTCGACCGACGCCGACCGGCAAGCCGGCCAGACGACCGCAGGACGGCCGACAGGCCGCCCCCGCGCGCCCTACGCCGTGACGGCCCCCGCGGCAGCCCCGGCCCCGCCACCGTCGGCGTAGGGACCGATCTTGCCCGTGCGCATGATGCGCTCGAGCAGCTGGTCGAAGTTCCGCGCCATCTCCTGCGCCGACTCGCCGGGCCAGACGTGCAGCGGCTTCGCGGCACCCTGCGCCTGCTGCAGCGACGTGCGCTCCGGCAGCTGCGGGGAGAGCACGAGCGGCCCGAACATGTCGCGCAGCTCCTTGATGCGGAACTGGTGCTCGAGCGACTGCACGCGGGCACGGTTCACGATGATGCCGAGCGGCTGCAGGCGGGGGGAGAGACCGCGGCGGATCTCCTCGATCGCGCGGAGGGCACGGTCGGCGGCGGCAACGGAGAACAGGCCCGGCTCGGTGACGACGGTCACGCGGTCGGACGCGGCCCACGCGGTGCGCGTGAGGGCGTTGAGCGACGGCGCGCAGTCGATGAGGACGAGCTCGTAGTCCTGCTCGACGTTGGCGAGTGCCTCCTCGAGCTTCCAGATGTCGCGGATCGACGGGTGCGGCCCGTCGAAGTTGATCGCCGAGGGGGAGCCCACGAGGACGTCGACCTTGCCCTGCGAGCCCTTCGTCCACCCCGACGGTGCGATCGCCTGACGGACGATCTTCTCCTTCGGGTTCTCGAGGACGTCGGCGACGTTGAGGTGGCCGGAGATGTCGATGTCGAGGCCGGTCGAGACGTCGGACTGCGGGTCGAGGTCCACCACCAGCGTGCGCAGTCCCCTGGCGAACGCGGCCGAAGTCAGGCCGAGCGTCACCGTCGTCTTGCCGACACCACCCTTGAGGGAGCTCACGCTGAGTACATGCACGGTGAGCCACGTTACCGCCACTAGGGTTGTGACACCTCAACCCGCGCTGGGAGGGTCGTCGAGTCCAGCAGGTTCCCCGTCGCGCGACGGAGGGCGGATCGCCGTCCCGGCCGCCGTCCGGCAGGGTCTGCACCGGGTCCCGACGGCCACCGACGGACCGGTCCGTCCGGGCGTGGTCGAGGTGAAGGAACACGCGGCCGCCGACCGGTACCGACGGCCGTCCCGCGACCCCGACGGTGCCGTGCGCGCCCGTCGACGACCTCCTGGTGGTGCTGCAGCAACGTGACCGTCCGTCCCATCCGCCTGTTCGGTGATCCCGTCCTCCGTTCGCCCGCCGACCCGATCGCGCCGGCCGCGCTCGGCTCGCAGGGCATCCGCGACCTCGTCCAGGACCTCCTCGACACCGTGCGCGAGCCCGGTCGGGCCGGTGTCGCGGCGCCGCAGATCGGCGTCGGGCTCCGGGCGTTCTCGTACAACGTCGACGGCGTGGTGGGGTACGTCCTGAACCCCGAGGTGGTCGCAGTCTCCGGCGAGCCCGAGCTGATGGACGAGGGCTGCCTGTCGGTGCCCGGCCTCGCCTACCCGACCCGGCGCCACCCGCACGCCCGCGTGGAGGGCGTCGACGTCGACGGCCAGCCGGTCGTGCTCGAGGGCGACGGCCTCATGGCGGAGGCGCTGCAGCACGAGGTCGACCACCTCGACGGCACGGTCTACGTGATGACGCTCGACCCCGAGCTCCGACGGCAGGCGCTGCGGGACATCCGGTCGCAGGACTGGTTCCACTGACCGCGTGCCGGTGACCCGGCGGAGCCGAGGGCGCACCGACACCGCACGTTCGCGTGCGGGGAACCGTGACACCCCTTCGCGGGATTGCCACGGGGGGCCCGACGCGAGGTACGGTGTCCGCGTCGGCACCCACCGACGCGTCACCCCACCCCCATCAGGACACCCCGCATGACCGTTCAGAACGACGAGCTCAGCTCGCACCGCACCCGCACCAACCGTCGCCCAGACCCCACCCCGGTGGCGACCTCCTCGATCGCCGTCCTCGACGTCGCCGACGCGTCGCAGGAGCCGCAGCGCTGACCCCGCGCGGGTCGTGCCCCGCGGACAGCCCAGCACGGACCGGACCCGGTGCCCCTCCCACGAGCGGCACCGGGTCCGCTGCCGTCCGGCAGCCCGTCCGGGCGCAGGCCGGGAGGCGCGGTGCCGGTCCCGGGACCGGCCGCCGGTCGTCCGCCTGAC
This genomic window contains:
- a CDS encoding peptide deformylase, whose amino-acid sequence is MTVRPIRLFGDPVLRSPADPIAPAALGSQGIRDLVQDLLDTVREPGRAGVAAPQIGVGLRAFSYNVDGVVGYVLNPEVVAVSGEPELMDEGCLSVPGLAYPTRRHPHARVEGVDVDGQPVVLEGDGLMAEALQHEVDHLDGTVYVMTLDPELRRQALRDIRSQDWFH